The DNA region tcggcaagggagttttttaaataaaaaggcagattctagacgattctagtcaaaactgtaactgcagaggctaaatcctagaggaaaacctgtttcagtctgctttccaacagacactggaagacaaattcacctttcagtaggacaataacctgaaataaaaggccaaatatacactggaattgcttacaaagatgacattgaatgtttctgagtggcctatttacagttttgacttaaatcggcttgaaaatctatggcaagactttaaaatggctgtctagcaatgataaacaaccaatttaaaaaagaatttaaaaaagaataatgttccgatattgtacaatccaagtcCGCAAggcagacttacccagaaagactcacagctgtaatcgctgccatcggtgattctaacatgtattcactcaaggggttgaatacatatctaatcaagatatattagtgttttatttttcatacattttctacatatagatcgttgacaaaaaatgacatttaaatccattttaatcccactttgtaacacaacaaatgtgcAGAAAgtaaagtggtgtgaatactttctgaaggcaatatCTACAACatgtctacctcaattacctcgtaacgctgcacatcgactcggtactggtacctgtttatatagccaagttatcgttactcattgtttaTTCATtacgtgttattacttttctatgattactctattttctttctctctacatTGTTGAGAAGGGGCccataagtaagtatttcactgttagtctacacctgttgttcatattatattatttatgaagcatgtgacgcATAACATttgtttttgatttgattttgatttgaatggTCTCTGTTTGGTTCTCTTTGTGGCTCTTTTTGAGGGGTCTGAGTTTGATTGGAGCGTTCACATTGCACAGAGTTAGGATAATTTGGCTGAAAAGCTCCACGATCTGGCTGCAGTACTTCAGCTACAAAGGCTCTTAAGTTTACAAATATTAATTTATTGCTTAAAACAATGTGGTGGGTGCTGGGAATGTGCTTCATGTATCCAATCATGGGTCAAGGCCTTCATCGTACATAATAATTTGTTCCTAACTGACTCGCCTGGTTAATTAAAAGTTGAATAAAATGAAATGAACATTATTTTCTCATTAGTATATTGTATAatttaatataatatgccatttagcagacgcttttatccaaagcgacttacagtcatgcgcgcatacatttttacgtatgggtggccccggggatggaacccactaccctggcgttacaagcgccatgctctaccaattgagctacagaggaccactgcttGCCTCCTCACATATTCCATGTCAAGTGTTATTCCAAACACAGTTCAAACAACTATCTATATTTAGCCTACTTAATTGTTTTGCACACCTAGTTTGTTGTGCAACATTTCAAAGGTTATGCTTATCAGAGCCAATCCCTGAACCTGCATTACATTTTGGATAGTTTTTTCTCTACTACCTACTCTATGATGACATCAGAATCAAGTGTTTATAAGACAGCTCCTACTTGTTTGGTACCAAAACTAAAGTGGGATGAGGTAAGTGGACATTTCTTGGAATGAAAGACTATACACATTTTCCTTCCACAGATACTAAGGTGAGGTGAAAGGGTATTATTTGTGCTGTGTGTATATACTTGCTATATCGTTTGTGATTCAGTGAGAAAGCCATTTCCTTAAAGAAGCACATTTAATATAAATCTAAGCATTTATGGTCTATTCATATGTACATTCAGGTCTATACCAAATCTGCTAAATTATTCTGAATAACAAACCTTTGCCTTTATTGCACAACATTCATTTTATTGACCATAAAGAATGTGATTTTCAGCATATACTTTATATACACCTGCAATGAGGTACTTTAGATTTTTTGCCAGCTAAATATGTAacttaggctgcgtttacacaggcagcccagttTTGATATTttctccactaattggtcttttgaccaattacatcaaaatatcagaatttggctgcctgtgtaaacgcagccatagattCCAAACGTAACTATGTGACTTAAAGCACAAAAAAGCATTCAGTGATATTCTAAACGGGTTCAAACCATTATATAAACAGTGGCACAGAAGCACTTATTAAAATGTATGATATGCATAGATACAATTTCATGTGAGACCTTAAAGGCTGTACTTTTTCCTCAATTATATGACTGTTAtgggggcaatctgcagttcaaacaacaagAAAGCAGTCAGCCCACCACTGTttcagtaaacagctgagggacggggctggagaaatgtaaccactctcaaattcatatacATAGCTATGGctacaaggactgaccatctatgATATTTACATGatcgttttaaccatgttttgaggttaCAATTACACtgttacaaacaatggagtaataCAACAAGCTTTTATTTTGGCATTTATAAGTTCTATTCTTCAAGAAAGAATAGGTAATCATCAtgaatttaaaagtccaaaaatggatgtagcaatcaCTAGCAGACTTGGACATACAGTTATGGGCATTAAAACGGTAACCTGTACTGCAATGCAGTAAAAAACATTTGCTTTAAAGTGCACTGCGTTACTTGGATTATTGGTATGACTGCTAATGAACTTGGTGCAGTAACTTTGAAATGCGAAGAACTGTATTCCTTGAAGCAAGTATTCAAAGCTGTTgtattcttagtccagaacttcTGTGTGTTTTAGGACACGCGTGTGTATTGTCAACATTTATGCTCTGTATTTggctgtttaaaaaaattatagactgaaatTCTGACCATTCAAAGTAAAGGGTTTCCACTTCAATTTTCAATGTTTATTTAGCCTATGTTAGGCATAGTGATTAAAAACATCACAGAATGTGTAGTTTTGTATATAGACATGACATTTCAAActgtttggactgaccaatgagGTGACATTCTGTGGTTATTTTACTTCCAAAGGTAATAAAATgtattgaatacattttttaaaggattttccatccctctctctctttctttctctctgtgttccCAGCCTAGGTACTATGAACTCATCGGCCGGTCCACTAGGAAATATGAGCTATGACCCGCAGATATTAGTGAGAGACACGTTCAACACTGCCTTCGTGAAGAACCTGATCGTGGTGCTGGTATGGTTCAGCCTCAGCTACATCAACAGCAGCGTGGTGGCCACCTTCTTCAGGAACCGTGTGTTCTACGAGAACCCGCGCTACATCCTCTTCATCCACATGGTCATCAACGACGCCATGCAGCTCACTGTCACCATCACCCTGTTTGTGCTGAGCTACATATTCTACACCATTAACGTTTCCTTCTGCTGCTTCTTCATCCTTGTGGCTGTCTTTACCACCAGGACCTCCCCGGTCAACCTGGCTAGCATGGCCATTGAGCGCTACATCGCCATCTGCAACCCCCTCCGCCACGCTCAGATCTGCACGCCACGCCGCACCTACGCTCTCATCGGCTTCATCTGGTTTATCTGCGTGGTGCCCGACATCACTGACCTCTTTGTGACCATGGCCACCGAGTCTTTGAGCTTCTTCAACACACGCGTGTTCTGTCTGAGGCAGAACGTCTTCAAGGACCCCATTCTAACCTACAAGAGGCAAGCCTTTGACGCCATCTACTTCTCCT from Coregonus clupeaformis isolate EN_2021a chromosome 12, ASM2061545v1, whole genome shotgun sequence includes:
- the or90a1 gene encoding odorant receptor 134-1 gives rise to the protein MSYDPQILVRDTFNTAFVKNLIVVLVWFSLSYINSSVVATFFRNRVFYENPRYILFIHMVINDAMQLTVTITLFVLSYIFYTINVSFCCFFILVAVFTTRTSPVNLASMAIERYIAICNPLRHAQICTPRRTYALIGFIWFICVVPDITDLFVTMATESLSFFNTRVFCLRQNVFKDPILTYKRQAFDAIYFSCVFLTLVYTYLRILFTARALSSEKQSAQRARNTILLHGGQLLMCMLSYISPSMDIVFRLILPGHILEIRFANYLIVYILPRFLSPIIYGVRDKEFRKYLKRYFVSDRCKGMSHRVNHSEEGENKAG